AAATCCCCAGATCCCAACGTTTCTGCAGTTGACAAGGCCAACACGCCTTTTATTGACAGTTTGTACAAGAAATACCCCAATGCCAATTTACTTACGGACGGCATGAACGTAGGGCTTCCAGAAGGACAAATGGGCAACAGCGAGGTAGGGCACATGAACTTGGGGGCCGGTAGGATTGTCTATCAAGACCTTGCAAAAATCAATTTGGCAGTAAAGGAGAATTCCCTTAAGGATGAACCGGCACTGAAGGATGCATTTGCCTACGCGAACCATAATAACAAACCTGTTCATTATCTAGGTCTCTTGAGTGATGGCGGGGTACATAGCCATATAGATCATTTGAAGGGGCTGATAACCGCAGGATTTGAATCTGGAGTAAAAAATATGTACATCCATGCCTTTACGGATGGCAGGGATGTAGATCCCAAAAGTGGCAAAGGATTTTTAGAAGATTTGGTTTCATTTTGTCCTGGAACTAATGCGCAATTGGCAACTGTAGTAGGAAGGTATTTTGCCATGGACCGTGACAAACGTTGGGAACGCGTAAAAAAAGCCTATGACGTAATGATCAATGCCGAAGGTGAAAAATCCACAAATATTGTTCAAAGTATACAGGATAGTTATGACAATAACATTACAGATGAATTTGTGGAACCCATCGTAATGGTAGATGACTTGGGCAATCCTATAGGTCAGATCAAGGATGGCGATGTGGTCATATTCTTCAATTTTAGAACGGACAGGGGCCGCGAACTTACCCAGGTGCTCAGTCAGGAAGATATGCATGAACAAAATATGCACAAACTAGATCTTTACTACGTAACCATGACGAACTATGACGATTCCTTCAAAGGCGTCCATGTAGTATACGACAAGGAAAATATAAAGGAAACGTTGGGAGAAGTTCTTGCTAATGCAGGAAAGAAACAGATACGGATTGCGGAGACGGAGAAATATCCCCATGTGACGTTTTTCTTTAGCGGTGGACGGGAAGTACCCTTTGAGGGTGAAAAAAGGCTTTTATGTCCCTCACCGAAAGTGGCTACCTATGACCTTCAGCCAGAAATGAGTGCCTATGATATTAGGGATGCCATTGTTCCCGAACTGAAAAAAGGTGAGGTAGATTTTGTATGCCTAAATTTTGCGAATCCGGATATGGTTGGACATACAGGGGTTATGGAAGCCGCTATAAAAGCTTGTGAAACCGTGGATACTTGTGCAAAGGATGTCATCACCGCCGCTATAGAAAATGACTATTCCGTGCTGGTCATAGCGGACCATGGAAACTGTGAAACCATGGTAAACCCGGATGGATCTCCAAATACGGCACATACCACAAATCCTGTTCCGCTTATTCTAGTGGACAAGGACATTAAAAACATTAGGGACGGAGTACTGGGTGATATAGCCCCAACCATTTTAAAACTCATGGGTGTGGCAAAATCCCCTTATATGACCCAAAAATCATTGGTGGATTAGCCAATTCCAAAATAAGCGTACTTTTGCAGTTATGGTAAAAATAAAATCGGCGGAAGAAATAGAACTCATGCGTGAAAGCGCCCTGATTGTGTCAAAAACCTTGGGCATGTTAGCTTCTGAAATAAAGCCCGGTGTCAATGCCCTTTACCTGGACCAATTGGCGGAAACCTTTATACGGGACCATGGTGCGGAACCTGGATTTTTAGGTATGTATGATTTTCCCAATACCTTGAACATGAGTCCAAACGCCCAAGTGGTACATGGTATTCCAAATGCTGAGCCACTAAAGGAGGGCGATATCATTTCCGTGGATTGTGGCGCCTTGAAAAATGGATTTTATGGAGATCATGCCTATACTTTTGAAGTTGGAGAAGTGGCTCCTGAGGTAAGGCAATTACTGAAGGTTACAAAAGAATCACTGTACATAGGAATACGCGAATTCAAAGCTGGCAATAGGGTTGGCGACGTAGGTTTTGCCATTCAAAATTATTGTGAAAGCCATGGCTATGGTGTGGTACGTGAACTTGTAGGCCACGGACTGGGCAAGAAACTTCATGAAAGTCCGGAAATGCCCAATTACGGAAAAAGAGGACGTGGAAAAAAGTTCGTCGAAGGTATGACGGTGGCCATTGAACCTATGATCAACATGGGAACAAAAAATATAAAACAACTCAAGGATGGCTGGACCATTCTCACGGCAGATGGAAAACCAAGTGCTCATTTTGAACACAATGTAGCCATCGTAAATGGAAAACCGGAGCTGCTCTCCACCTTCCAATATATTTATGATGCATTAGGTATCGTATCTGATGAGGAGGATGAGTTTAGACAGACAAAACTTCAATCCTAATTATTGTCAAAAAGTAATTTAGAGGATAACCGATTTCTATCTGAATATATCAACCATCGTTTTTCCGATAGATGAAGAAAATTTTTAAATTTTTTCTAAACATTATACCAAGGCCCCTTCTTATTAAGATAAGCTATTTGGTTCGACCTATATTGTCATTTTACTACTCAGGGAATAACTACCAAGATCCCATCGACGGCAAAAAATTCCGTAGTTTCTTGCCTTATGGTTATGAAAACCCCAGGGAAAATGTGCTTTCCCCCTCTACCCTTTCTTTGGAAAGACATAGACTTTTGTGGCTTTTTTTGAAAAACGAAACCAATTTTTTTCAAGATAACCTAAAGGTATTGCACTTTGCCCCAGAACAGGCTTTTTATAAAAGATTTAGAGAACTTAAAAACCTGGATTACATTACTACCGACCTAAATTCCCCCTTGGCCGATGTAAAAGCCGACATTTGTAATCTACCTTTCGAAAGTAATAAATTTGATGTCATTTTATGCAATCATGTTTTGGAGCACATTCCAAACGATACCAAGGCCATGGAGGAACTCTATAGGGTTTTAAAACCAGGTGGTTGGGGTGTTTTTCAAATACCGCAGGATTTAAATAGAGAAATTACCTTTGAAGACAATTCCATAACGGACAGAAAAGAAAGGGCCAGATTATTCGGTCAATACGACCATGTAAGAATTTATGGAAAGGATTATTTTGGAAAGTTACGATCCGTAGGTTTTCAGGTATTTGAAATCGATATGACCTCTTATATGCCCATGGAGGAAATTGAAAAATATAGATTGGCTAAAGGAGAAATTATTCCTTTGGTTAAAAAATAACTATTCTACCAAAAGTTCCTTAAATCCTTTGGTAAGAAATTCTTGGGTAACTCCTTTTTCATCCAAATAAATAATATAAGCTTCAAGGTCCTTGTTATAGTTTATAACCTTAAAAGCTTCGTGTAAATCCATGGCCATAAATGCAGTGGCATAGGCATCGGCCGTGGCACAATTATTGGCTAAAATAGTGACCCCTAACGTATTGGAGTTCTTAGTATAACCTGTAATAGGATCAATAGTATGTACATATTTATTGCCTGTAGTACTATCCACCCTATATTTTCTATAGTTCCCTGAGGAGGCCAGGGCCTTATCGGACATGTTTATCAATAGCTTCAATTGTCTACCTTCTTCTGCTTGTGGATCGTCAATACCCACGACCCAAGGCTTTTCCTTTTCCAAATTTATTCCCTTTGCAACCACTTCACCGCCTACTTCCACCAGATAATTTTGAATGCCTTTCTGATCAAGCATAACCGCCAACCTATCTATGGCATATCCTTTGGCTATGGCATTAAAATCAAAATAGATATTGGGATTATCCTTAACGATTCTATTCTGCGGAGTAAGCGAGACCTTATTGAACCCTACATAACCCAACAAACTATCCACCGCCAAGCTGTCCATAGCGATTTGTTCCCCGGGACCGAAGCCCCATGCATTGACCAGTGTGCCTACGGTTGGGTCAAAATACCCCCTTGTTTCCTTATAGACCTTTCTTGAAAGCTCAAAAACTTCCCGGAACATATTATCCACAACGACAAGACTATCGCCCCGATTTATTTTTGAAATATCTGAATCATGAATATAGGTCGATAAAGATCGATTTACAGCGGTAAAAACAGAATCAATATTTTTTCCTAAATCCAACTCCTCGCTTGCTAGATATATAATATTGAAACTCGTACCAAGTGCCTCACCCCTTGTTTGATTTCGTACAATCCCTTTATTACAGGAAAAAACAAAAAGTACTCCTGCCAAACAAATCCATTTCCTCATTATTCAATTTCTATTAATCCTTCATAATCCACAATATACTCTTCGTTAAGGTATACCGGCAAATTGTAATCCTTTGCATTCACCAAACCCACGGGCGCATAAAAGACTTTAGCCTCAAATTTTAATGCATGATCCCTCATTTTATATAAATCAGCCCTAAAAAAATCCAAATCCAAGGGGTCACCGGGGTATTCGATCGCCTTTACCACAACAAAACTCATCTTCTTTTCCTTGATACAAACGAATTGCGGATTTTTTCGAAGTTCGCTATTAACTGCCAAGAATTCGTACCCATCACCCTCCAGTTGCTTTCCTACCAAATTCATGGCCAAATTATGAAGTTCCTGTTCTGTTAATGGTTTCATTGTTTCAAACTTTTAGTGCCACTCTTAGGAAAAAAACTGGAAAAACATCGAATTCAGTGAATCCTATAAATTCTTTTCCAAAAAAAACCGATATGTTGGCATATCGGTTTTTCCTGTTTTTGTTTTTCTTATGCTTAACCTCCGAAATCGTCGAATCGAATATTTTCATCGGGAATACCAAAATCCTCCCCCATTTTCTGAACTGCCTTGTTCATAAGAGGAGGTCCACAAAAGTATAATTCAATATCTTCGGGTGATTCATGTTTACTCAAATAATTGTCGATTACACAGTTATGTATAAACCCTACGAAGCCATCCCCTGGCGCATCGATATCTT
The nucleotide sequence above comes from Maribacter algicola. Encoded proteins:
- the gpmI gene encoding 2,3-bisphosphoglycerate-independent phosphoglycerate mutase, which produces MNKKVILMILDGWGKSPDPNVSAVDKANTPFIDSLYKKYPNANLLTDGMNVGLPEGQMGNSEVGHMNLGAGRIVYQDLAKINLAVKENSLKDEPALKDAFAYANHNNKPVHYLGLLSDGGVHSHIDHLKGLITAGFESGVKNMYIHAFTDGRDVDPKSGKGFLEDLVSFCPGTNAQLATVVGRYFAMDRDKRWERVKKAYDVMINAEGEKSTNIVQSIQDSYDNNITDEFVEPIVMVDDLGNPIGQIKDGDVVIFFNFRTDRGRELTQVLSQEDMHEQNMHKLDLYYVTMTNYDDSFKGVHVVYDKENIKETLGEVLANAGKKQIRIAETEKYPHVTFFFSGGREVPFEGEKRLLCPSPKVATYDLQPEMSAYDIRDAIVPELKKGEVDFVCLNFANPDMVGHTGVMEAAIKACETVDTCAKDVITAAIENDYSVLVIADHGNCETMVNPDGSPNTAHTTNPVPLILVDKDIKNIRDGVLGDIAPTILKLMGVAKSPYMTQKSLVD
- the map gene encoding type I methionyl aminopeptidase, with amino-acid sequence MVKIKSAEEIELMRESALIVSKTLGMLASEIKPGVNALYLDQLAETFIRDHGAEPGFLGMYDFPNTLNMSPNAQVVHGIPNAEPLKEGDIISVDCGALKNGFYGDHAYTFEVGEVAPEVRQLLKVTKESLYIGIREFKAGNRVGDVGFAIQNYCESHGYGVVRELVGHGLGKKLHESPEMPNYGKRGRGKKFVEGMTVAIEPMINMGTKNIKQLKDGWTILTADGKPSAHFEHNVAIVNGKPELLSTFQYIYDALGIVSDEEDEFRQTKLQS
- a CDS encoding class I SAM-dependent methyltransferase, coding for MKKIFKFFLNIIPRPLLIKISYLVRPILSFYYSGNNYQDPIDGKKFRSFLPYGYENPRENVLSPSTLSLERHRLLWLFLKNETNFFQDNLKVLHFAPEQAFYKRFRELKNLDYITTDLNSPLADVKADICNLPFESNKFDVILCNHVLEHIPNDTKAMEELYRVLKPGGWGVFQIPQDLNREITFEDNSITDRKERARLFGQYDHVRIYGKDYFGKLRSVGFQVFEIDMTSYMPMEEIEKYRLAKGEIIPLVKK
- a CDS encoding FAD:protein FMN transferase, which encodes MRKWICLAGVLFVFSCNKGIVRNQTRGEALGTSFNIIYLASEELDLGKNIDSVFTAVNRSLSTYIHDSDISKINRGDSLVVVDNMFREVFELSRKVYKETRGYFDPTVGTLVNAWGFGPGEQIAMDSLAVDSLLGYVGFNKVSLTPQNRIVKDNPNIYFDFNAIAKGYAIDRLAVMLDQKGIQNYLVEVGGEVVAKGINLEKEKPWVVGIDDPQAEEGRQLKLLINMSDKALASSGNYRKYRVDSTTGNKYVHTIDPITGYTKNSNTLGVTILANNCATADAYATAFMAMDLHEAFKVINYNKDLEAYIIYLDEKGVTQEFLTKGFKELLVE
- a CDS encoding Na(+)-translocating NADH-quinone reductase subunit F, giving the protein MKPLTEQELHNLAMNLVGKQLEGDGYEFLAVNSELRKNPQFVCIKEKKMSFVVVKAIEYPGDPLDLDFFRADLYKMRDHALKFEAKVFYAPVGLVNAKDYNLPVYLNEEYIVDYEGLIEIE